One Solenopsis invicta isolate M01_SB chromosome 15, UNIL_Sinv_3.0, whole genome shotgun sequence genomic window, TACGTAGCTACGAGAAAATGACGTATCTCTCTTCCACTCTCCcgaaaaaatatatgcatatgtgtAATAGTGTGACCCTGTCGACGAAAGAGATTTTTTGTTCAAGTATTTGTGCAACATATAGTAGCTTTGAGTGCTTCACTGCCACATACTTTGATGTAAGAAAACTCGGTTTCTTGAAAGACAGTTgtatatatagattatataaatGACATGTGCGAAAGGTATTTCTCGATTGCTTGtagagtttttttaaatttatcacttAAGAAAGGAAAATAGAGACAATCGCTCACATTCTCATCCTCATTTCGTTATCAACTATTTATAGCACACACAcgaatatgtattattatttaatgttatatcgCTCACGTACTTTTACATTGTTGCtaggttttttttattatgcagTGCCGtttgtaattcataattaatgcctaatttttattaagaataatgAAGCCTAATGTGCCGATTTTCCTAATTCCTCTTTTTTTGAGCCTTTgagtttaaaaagtaattctaAAATagacgtataaatatataatatatacagagAGAggaagcaatttttaataaacattttttacgcTATAGATAATTTTACATCTGTTGATCATGATTGCACGTCTTTTGCCACATGCAAGAATTCTTTGTAGTTCCGCACATTGTATACGAAATATATCCACGGTTtatttaaagttacaaaatttgtaatattctttTACTTAGTTTCTTTTCTGAGATTCATCGCTCTAAACAATTCGTCCTTTATGATTTTTGCAAAAGTTAATGTTAATACATATcttgttattttgaatttttattcgtAAACTAACAAAGCAAAGATCCCCActcgaaaatttaaatttcaaacacTATGAAACTTTGGTAATACATTCCTGTTTAAATTACAAACCATTTTGTATTAGAAAGAAAACCTCCCTCTCGCTAACGAAGTTTCcaattatcatatataatttatacaattcgATCCCTCAATGATCTCTCATAGCTATATAATTCACGATAGCTATATGCAAATTTTCATTGATACCGAAGTGCGCGATAGCGAGCGTGGCGCAGTCTGCGTAAGGGAGGAAGTATTTTTTACGTCACGGTAGTGAGAGcacgtgagagagagagaaacagacgGAGGGAGTGACAAAGATGGACACCGGTTATTGATTCCACTCTGATCAACGCGTACCGCGTACCGCGTACCGCGTATCCAGCGCGGACAGCACACATGTTTTTGACGTTTGTGCACATGATTCGAGAAAGCGGAGCGATCTTGCGCGCCGAGTTCCATGCGATGGCTTGAGACCCGGACGGTGCTGGACCGCGAAGAACGTTTCTCGGTGCGTGCGAAGTCATTCGCCGGCGAAGCCGTTCCTATCTTTCCGCGCGTGCGGATGACATCGACATGTCGACGCGTAAGAGCGTCGTAGGTTAAGGTGTCTTTCCGTGAGTAAGGTCTATATCCCCCGCCGTTGAATGAGACGCCGCGTCCGTGACCGTGCGAAAATGGACAACCCAGTGATCGCCGAGTACCTAACTCTGGATTTCGGCCCGTTCGAGACGGTGCACCGATGGCAGTGCATGCCGGCATGCGACGAGTTCGTCGGCGCCAGGTAGGCATAGCCGGTTGATCGGCGTTCATTTGCCTTTGcttctttttaaatcaaatttctaGAGGCTCCACGTGCGCGCCGATCCAGTTCTACGAAGTATTTCGGTGCAATTTATACTTACGTTTATCatattcaaatgaattttattcgaGATGTTTCGAAAGTAGAAGTAGGATCATTGCGCCAGTCGctgaacaaaataataaatggcaaattaattgatactttttagttcttaatttttatacatatttgatTAAGATATCagatttttacttgaaaatagtTATATTAAGTTGTTTTTGTTTGTTGACTTGATTGATACCTAGTTGTGACCCTAGTTGTCAACAGTGCAATTCGATTGATTATCTTCATTCTGTCTTGCAGACGCAGTAAACACACTATTGTGGCATATAAAGATGCCATTTACGTTTTCGGTGGCGATAATGGTATGCGGATGCTGAACGATCTACTGCGCTTTGATGTGAAGGAGAAATCCTGGGGCAGAGCGTTTGCCACTGGCATTCCACCTGCGCCACGGTATCACCACTCTGCAGTGGTCCACGGGTCGTCGATGTTCGTGTTTGGTGGTTACACTGGCGATATACACTCTAATTCCAATCTCAGTAACAAGAATGATCTATTTGAGTACCGCTTTCAAACTGCCCAGTGGATAGAGTGGAGATTTAATGGAGTGCAAGTATTACCCatgttacaataatttcattacgAGACGTTCgatattttgttttcatttcttgattttttttttatcgaaccTATCCAACTGTGATATGTTTATAGGACTCCAGTGCCTAGATCTGCCCATGGTGCTGCTgtatatgataataaattatggATATTTGCGGGTTACGATGGTAATGCCAGATTGAACGATATGTGGACGATATCGTTACTGGtaagaaatgtgttttataCATACACTTTCATTTTATGTTTCTAAAACAAGGTACTGCAAGTTCGAActcttaacatttttatttttattttttgaacaaaatatagtaaaatatttaaactttgtgAGTGTAATTACAAAGTTGCATCTGAATTAGTTAacaaatgaatataaaaaagaaattattaattatgtaaagttgtaatttattttatttcagaaaaatgtttaaaaatgggCGCATTAACGTATTGTTGTTCCAAATACGGTTGTACCCCATTAGAATTACTAAATTTGCatcttaaaaatcttatttcgtTTAGAGTTATATCACGTTCGAGCTTGTATCACCTTAtcctatatataataaatatgtgataagtttacataaattataaataatttattttaattttactcgcTTGATGTTTGTATCATTTAGCCTGGTGGTTTCAAAGAGTGGGAAGAGGTCGTTCAGGTCGGCGAACGTCCACCGACGTGTTGCAACTTCCCAGTTACGGTGGCTCGAGAATCGATGTTCGTTTTCAGTGGTCAGAGTGGGGCTAGGACAACTAACAGTCTTTTTCAGTTTCACTTTAATGAGAGGCGGTAAATTTCATTGTAACGCGCATAGAGAAATTGCGACGTATTATACATAATCCGCGGATTTAATTTACGTTCTATTAATCGTAAATTTATGTTTCTTAGATGGACACGCATATCGACGGAACATATATTGCGTGGCGCCCCGCCGCCACCCGCTCGACGATACGGTCACACGATGGTCAGTTTTGATCGTCATCTTTACGTCTTCGGAGGCGCAGCCGACGCAGCTCTGTCCAATGATGTCCACTGTTACGATCTCGACACGCAAACGTGGAACGTTATCTTACCATCCACAGACAGCCAGGTAGACGATTTGTGAAAATAAACACTAGTAAAAACGATCATTTAAAACaggaacaaatatttaaaaaacgctttttttataaattatttattctctacatcattacaaattttttaattttttaaactaattttattcgaaaatatCTTGTAAGTGAAGAATCTATTGGTACTTACTTTGAAGAATCTATTGGTCCTTTACTTTGATTTTTGTGTTTCCTAGTGTGCGTTTATTCGCAAATTTGCGTTTATTCGTATTTGGGGCGCGCTATTCTCTTTTATCAAAATTCGTTTGTTTCTTACTCTCTGCTTGGTCTACTTTAACATATCTGAGAGTTTTCTTTCGCAATGACATGTTACGAGAAAATGTAACAGTAGTTTTCGTTTTTACAATATATCGTGTGCATACATAGGTACCACCCGGTCGACTTTTCCACGCTGCCGCTGTAATCGGTGATGCGATGTTTATTTTTGGGGGCACCGTAGACAACAACATACGCTCTGCTGATATGTACCGCTTCCAATTCTCATCATATCCCAAGTGCACGTTGCACGATGATTTCGGCAGATTACTGAGCATGAGTCTCTTTTGTGACGTGGAATTCATAGTGGGTGGTCTGGAAACCAAGATACCGGCGCACATAGCCATGGTGGCGGCGCGCTCGCAATTTCTTCGGGCGCTCATTCGGCAAGCTCGTGAGAAACGGGACAAATATTTGGAACAACAATACGTTAATGCGCCCAATAACGAATTGTCGCCTTTGGAACAGCAATATGTTAATGCGCCTAGTAACGAATTGTCGCCGCTGGAGGTAAATAATTTAGCTAGAACATTAAAAATCGATATTATGATCGTACTTTAAATTTACATGggaaagatagaaaaatatgatatatgtaaagaaaacatatagttgcttttcaaaaaaaattatgtagtgATTATCTGTAGTGATTCACTCTGTATAACTGAgtcaaatatatttactaaaaatctatTTGTGTATTCCTCgacaattttataaactttgagTATTGCAGGTGAGATTAAAAGATGCTGTACCGGAAGCCTTTAAAATGGTGCTAAACTACATTTACACCGATCGTATCGATCCTACTAAGAGACCTGATGACAAGGCTGAGGATCCACAGAGCAATCGCATTGTACTTCTTATGATGGATGTGTACCGCCTCGCTGTGCAATTCAATATGGAGCGCTTGGAACAGCTGTGTGTCAACTACCTTGAGGCGACCATAAGTCACGCAAATGTTCTGGAGGCGTTGCGTAACGCCGTGCACCTGAAGCTATATTTTATAAAGGAGTTTTGCCTCAGTTTCGTCGTGAAGGAGAACAATTACAATCTGATTGTGATGAGCCAAGAGTTCGAGACTCTAGATCAGCCACTGATGGTGGAGATAATCAGGCGCCGGCAGATGCCACAGGCCAGAACTCCTTTCACTAAATATGAATACGAATCTGTTACCGGTAGGTAATCATACGCGTGGCACACGTCTGGAGCAGTTTTTCACGTTGCAGAGTTTGTTCGCTAGGAACCAGCCTGGAGCAAGACATGGAAGCGTTTTTGAAAAGCGTCGGTCGGGAATTTTGTGACATCACGTTGAGACTGAACGGTATGCTGATACCGGCGCATAAGGCGATCCTCGCGGCGCGATGCAGTTACTTCGAGGCAATGTTTCGATCTTATATGCCTGAAAATAATATGGTGAATGTAAGTCCGTGTAATTTAACAGATCTCTTGCTAGACGAGGGAGGGctagattttatttacaatattttacacgCAGTAGAAATTACAAAGcggatataattttatgtagataCAAATTGGCGAGATAATACCGTCGTCGGAATCATTCCATTCTTTGCTGAGGTATATTTATTTCGCGGATATCTCGATGCCTCCCGAGGACTCCCTGTACCTGTTCACCGCGCCGGGGTTCTACGGTTTCAGAAACAACCGGCTCCAAGCATTTTGCAAACAGAATCTCGAGATGAACGTTACTTTCGAGAATGTTATACAGATTTTAGAAGCAGCCGATAGGATGCAGGCTACCGACATGAAGAAGTATGCCCTGAAATTGATAGTTCATCACTTTAGCAAGGTAAAGATAAGAAATATTCAAgtcctatacatatataaatattaatattgttaatatttgtataaacgCAATTTTGCTTTTATTCAGGTTGCTAGGCTTCCAACATTAAGACAATTAAGCCGTGAGCTTTTGTTGGATATTCTCGACGCTCTGGCTGACGAGCGTAGCGAGGCAAGAACGTGTCAAGATATGACTAATGATTGCTGACGGATTTCTACCTCAGATCGTCGTCCGTGCAGTTGGGATTTACCAACGCCATGCAGTTTCCAAGTGagtacgataattttaaaaagatttcattgttagattttattttgagCTTTAGTTATAGGTATTACTGTAATGTCATGCTGAGAAAGGTTAAAAATATCCGCGATGATATCGGGGTTTCTTTCTCGTTCCAGGAACTGTGTCGGGTGAATCTTATCCTTATAGGACGAACGATTCTGTTTGTCGGTAATTGTTATCACGATCATGCGGCTAGAGCTTGTTTGACATCAGACATACAAACATTGCTGCCGTTGTCAACGGCCACGTCGTCCGCTTCGATTCAGGACGTGTCGTCATCATGCAGCACCCATCATCACCCAGTCGCGTCGTCTCGTTGTGGCGACGACAGGAGGCAACACCAATGGTCTACTATCACTCGTCGTTGTTCCGTCAGTTGCAACATGTTGAGACGCACTGTCGTTGCTCTTTCGGATCTCGGACTTAGAAAATTGTTCCCGTAATTGAGATTATATTGACGCTAAATGAAACAGCGACTTTCATCGAACTGTGTCATAGAAGTGTTTGTTGCATAACGTAAAATTGCGTGAAAGTTGATGTATAATATTAGTCTATAGTGATTGTGTCCGTTCCGTGTAACAGAACATTAGACATGATATGGATGCGCGTCAAGGTATCATTTTCCCCACAAGTACCCTGGTGAAGATTCTCTTAATagttttaagattttttcatatattaaatttttgaagatttctgaaaaagtatgttaaatctttttagattttataagttttctttggaaattacagaatattttaaaatttatatatgtaaagaattttaggaaaaattttcaccagagtAGATACATCAGTGTCACTTCCCCGGTAATGACGTACGTTATTACGTGTGTCCTAGTTAGCGATTGTTATactgattatattatttatttatacagaatgttgaaattttttagGTATAATGACAGAAAATGAAATTTCGACAGAAAAGTACGTGTAAGCTAAGTAACTAGaatatttacgattttttattccaatctattttttaagtataaggTTTGGCCTAAAGTTTGGCCAGTCATGTGATTGCAGAATCTTCATTCTCTGTGCTTTTTGTTGTGTCTGCTTTTATACTGGAGTTTTGTGATATATTATAGCATTTGGTTATGAGATAAGGTACCATTGAAGACTATTAAGAAACCTATTGAATTTTTATGAAGTATTAATCCATCTCGATCGGCCTGTCTCCAATCCGGAAGGAATTTGGAAAATGGTGACATTAACTATTTGATCGTTCGATATAAACATCTTTACGCTCAGTCCATGAGgcactattataattttacaatttacagttttaatattttaaatattaatattttatgatacagTGAATTTTTTAAGCAAGATAAACTTTCATAATAGACCAGTTTTCAATGGTGTCTTATTGTGATATCCGTAATAAGCCTATATGTTTccatgtttttattatacatgttgaAGAATccgtaaaatatatatgaaatgtcTATTTATGCTAAAAGAAacgttgttacaatatatttacGTGCATTGGCGATCATATTATTCCGTCGTACCTCTTAATCGTTaatctttttgtaattatatatatgagacaggaatatttttatgagcttaaataatgaatataaataatagtaatgcaaaataatttgtattattactttttatacagtattaatacaaattattttaggCAGGTAGACGATTGAAATAATTGGTAAAGATGGATATTACGCACATGTGTTGTTGAAGATAAACATATTTTCAAGACGTTTCAGAgttattgacataaaaaatatctataatatgagggcataaaaaattaattaaatctagaCTATATCAGTGTGAGTCAAATTAAATTGCAAAGGGAGCCTATATTTTCATcgaatgtaatataatatattaaattatctgcAAAAAAgggaaatttacatttattcaatCTATTGCCTTGTCGACAAACGATAATTGCagtttaaaatttgcaaaattaaaattatagaagatCAGGGTATTAGTGATTCGCGATAACGCAAATGTCGTTTCAGACAAGAGCTTTGCAAAAATTGTAGAGTGGGTGATAATGTTAATAACCgcgattaataaattatgtattatattttaatctcgaatacaattgtacatacatatgcgATTCGTATTCTCGTGGAAGAAGATAATTAATACTTCAAGTTTACAAGACCAAATAATACGAATAGAGGGAACGAGAGGAATCGAACAGCAGGAGCTCGTATATAAAATCACTTCGCtgtttttttctctatatatatatctctctttCTATATTTTCCTTTTCTACGTAATATTATCTCTAGACAGGTATggcatttttattatacttaatgATATCTCTAGGCAGATGGTACTTATTTACTTTGAATAcattcaaaaaagaaatatttaactttaagatattaaaatattgttttatttttgaaatatttaaaatttaaaaatattttggtttaAAATGGTATTTAGATTTTGGAGGTACGAACTATtcgaatatcaaattaattcaagtaaaattcgattcgattcggaTTTCAATCTCTATGATTCTAATCTAAATTATTCGAAAGTTTCAAATCTAAAAAGTTTGAAACGAGTATTATAGATTGttgaattttacaaaatcatatttaaagtgactttatattatataaccaatgttgttttttttatacaatatcaaattttttaaattaatatttatatattaatattcaatctgacaataattatgttattaattaaaagttatgtttctATGATTTGTTCCAATTAAATTCGATTCAATtcgatgttaaaaaattttgatttgcatcTCTATGAGAttagataaaaacattaaagctCTTCAAAGCTATTAAACATTTCAGTTTTAAACGTTTtggtattttaaatttgaacattgtttaaaacatttttaagtatttaaaaaataaagacagaAACAAAACactttatatcttaaaattaaatttctttttcgagTGTACACGATTTGACATTTCATTCTGAATGAGACGAAGAAATCGACCTTCCTCCTTCCCCCGCGTTCAACGAGGATCTCTTCATCCTCGAATGAAACGTCGTAAAATCGAATTTGTGCTTGGAAGTAAACATTCCTATCTGCGTTCCTCTTTTTTCGCGTCCTTTGTTCTTCCGCTCGCCAAAGCGCGTTCCGCCAGGAAATCGGCGCAACGTCTACGATCCGTCTCTCTTCACAATCTTTGACGAACACACATTGACGACACGTTGACGATACACAAACACTTCTATACACGATATTGAATCTTTTCTCATGGAAGTAACGAGATAGTTGAACGGAAGGTAAAATGGATAGAGGGTAAAGGGGGTATTAGTCAAGTAGAGAAAGGACGAAGCGCCTGTTATTCCCATTTTGATGCTTGAAACACAATTGATTGTTGTACATTGCTATTGTTCTTAGGTGATGCATATCTCTTGACATACATCTCTTCTCGAGAGAAAGGTTCAATATAACGTATTTCAGCTTCTCccttacatttattttacatcccGTAAAAATAAATTCCGCCTTGTCATCTGTTACGTTCACAATCtctatttttagataaaatccctagaaatatttattacttcctatctattaaataattaagttctATTATCCATCACGTCTGCCGCGCGAGGACATTGAATAGGAAAAACGGACGGGGGGGGggttgaaaaagaaaaatttctaaaataattgaaaatatgtaaaaagagaattaaacaGTGTATGTTTaaagtgaaatatttaatttcttttcgatTAAAGATGAAAGATCTGTTATAATTAAAGCTTCTACAATGCCACATGACATTAAATGAATCGTTACgccattatattttatcattcagtaacaattttaaaatgcaaCACACCAGGAACTCGCGCCAATAGCTTTACGACACATTCTTTACAATCTTCGACCACATTGACAACACTTAATATAGCCATTGAATTGTTtctcgtaataaaataatagaaggAGGGTAAAATGAATGTTTGTGCAAAGTCAAGATTAGTCAAATAAAACGAACGAAACAGCGGTTATTCTCATAACTTCGACGTCCGAATTGCACGATTTCGATTGCGTATCGTACCGAGCgtcaaattgattaatttttctttagaataaACGCAGCAATTTAAAACCTGTTATTTTTAAAGGTTTCAATGTCTTCCTATGCTCTTATTCCTCATTAATACATTTAGCCTGAACAAGGCAATTGTACTCaagatcttttctttttttttttttcttttggtcGTTGGTGGGCATAATGCCCAACATGGGAAAAGGAGAGGAAAGACGCCAACTTGTACTCTTGCAAATTCCCGGTTTCCAAAGCTCAAGATCAGTTTTCAATCCTTCAAACATTTTGTTCTACCGTAAGGCGCCTAAATGAACTCCTTTACAAAGGCGTCTTGTACGCTAATTGCGGCCCTAATATTCGCTATGCTATCTTATTGTAGTTACTCTAAGTAGGCCTTTCTGTTCGTCGCTTAAAAATCTAAGTCGAAATCTGTGTTTAATATCACACATGGCAATTCAATGTCGCAATGTGATATTAATCGCGGATAACTCGGActtgatttaattattacaaagagACATCTACGAGTTACAAGAAGATAACGAGATAAAAGTAGCGATACGGTAGTGGTACAAACTTCACACGTTGATTTCGAATGGCCccaatctgaaaaaaaatgcagaaacaACGAATGGACATTTTTGCTCTTACTCAATGTCATTTTACGGTACGATGCAGAATTGGAAAAGTAAATTGTAGAATTAATTacagcaataattttttctcttaaaaagtaATTAGTTACCGTTACAAGTTACCGAAAGTAACTGATAAGTAATTGTGACTGGAAAGTAACAAGTCGTTACTCTCCTAATCCTGATACGACATATCGAAATGAAGTCTTACCGATTGTAATGTATTGTTTGACTCGTTTTGTAGGCTTTCAAAGAGTGCGAGATAATCAATCCTCGAAGATCAATGCTCCTCGAATTTTCTGCGTGAAAGTGTGTGCTGCACTCACACACACATAGAGAGAAGAATGCATCTCGTTGAGCATTACATATCACGTACATCCACGTCGAGCATTACATATCACGTACATCCACGTCGAGCATTACATATAACGTCGAACCTTTACATATCACGTACATCCATGTCGACGGTATGGTCCATACCAAACGTTCGGAAAATTCTTCTTTCAGGTCAATTCGCAGGTCATTTCTGCAAGCAGTAATAGCGATTCCTTACGTAAcgtacgttaaaaaaaaaagtcaatttcaatcagaaaaaattagaaactaaTATATTTGACGAATTTTTATTccctaagagaaaaaaaattaccttttcCTCGACGATGCTGCTCGTCGATGGTACTCTCTGTGAAGGATCCAACCTTCTCCGTCTCTCTTCGATGACTTCAGTGTCGGAACTGCCCATGGTCGGCATGGTCACCTGCGCCGATTGCGTTAGAGATGCATTTACGTGTCTCGTTTTCATCAAGGGCGGATTCCGGGATTGCGGTAGCGCGAATCCCCGTCTGAGAGCACCTCGCGGTGGTGACGGTGGTGGGTAGGAGATACCTGGTAGCACACCATCGGTACATAAATAGACGCTTAACAAATATAGTGCCTTTCTCGTGTACGAATAAATATCTTGCAAATTTTATGAATGAGGTAAAATAGACTCGATTTGTGGATACTGAGCAagattttctcatattttctcTTCTCAAGAAGacaaaatatagatttttattaatatttgcttgAAGTTCTCAAGCAcgatatttgcatttaaaattgttCTGTCAAGTTGATATTTTGCGTGTTGATATTTTCGTTCAATAAAATCTACACTACAAGCTACGTTATAACCTTGATGTTACGTTTCTCTCGTGCCTGCGTCCTGGATAGACAATTCCGCTATTTCTAACAAGCAAATGGTATTAAAAGCTTTTGAAAATAGAGGAGCGCTTGGCGATccgtgataataatttttacgttaCGATCTAATCTGCGTGCATCTAACATGCGTGACTATGTCGCGTGAGAAAGAGGGTTTTTATCGAGAGAGACACTGGAGACCTCGTTCTCGGTGAGAATACAACAAACATAGGGAGGAAAGATTCGCGTCGGTAATTGCTACCTCGGTGTCCTGGTGAAAGCAGCGTATCCTTGCTCTTGGTCATCTGCGGCACGATCAGCAGCGAGTTTGGCGGCGTCGGCGACACGGTGGAGGTTTGCGGCGAGGTGGCCAGCGTTAAATTAGGCAGCGATTGACCCAGACTCGAATAGGGCACCTGGACGCTCAGCGTGTTTGGCGTCGGTGATTTACTCATCAGCGAGCGCCTGATGAGTTTGCAAATTAGTATTAATGACAACATTAACATTCACCCAGTAAACATTCAACAATGCAACTGTTACGTACAGCACatgttaaattacatttatattgttgagtgtgaaattataatattgatattatgttACTGTTAGTTTATTGGGCATCGGTCACTGCGAGGTCGCTGAATCGATCACGCGTACGCTCTCACCTCACGTGCATAGAACGGTGATTGTGCCCGGAACTGGACTCGCCGCCTTCCTCCGACGACAGCGAA contains:
- the LOC105195419 gene encoding leucine-zipper-like transcriptional regulator 1 gives rise to the protein MRRRVRDRAKMDNPVIAEYLTLDFGPFETVHRWQCMPACDEFVGARRSKHTIVAYKDAIYVFGGDNGMRMLNDLLRFDVKEKSWGRAFATGIPPAPRYHHSAVVHGSSMFVFGGYTGDIHSNSNLSNKNDLFEYRFQTAQWIEWRFNGVTPVPRSAHGAAVYDNKLWIFAGYDGNARLNDMWTISLLPGGFKEWEEVVQVGERPPTCCNFPVTVARESMFVFSGQSGARTTNSLFQFHFNERRWTRISTEHILRGAPPPPARRYGHTMVSFDRHLYVFGGAADAALSNDVHCYDLDTQTWNVILPSTDSQVPPGRLFHAAAVIGDAMFIFGGTVDNNIRSADMYRFQFSSYPKCTLHDDFGRLLSMSLFCDVEFIVGGLETKIPAHIAMVAARSQFLRALIRQAREKRDKYLEQQYVNAPNNELSPLEQQYVNAPSNELSPLEVRLKDAVPEAFKMVLNYIYTDRIDPTKRPDDKAEDPQSNRIVLLMMDVYRLAVQFNMERLEQLCVNYLEATISHANVLEALRNAVHLKLYFIKEFCLSFVVKENNYNLIVMSQEFETLDQPLMVEIIRRRQMPQARTPFTKYEYESVTGTSLEQDMEAFLKSVGREFCDITLRLNGMLIPAHKAILAARCSYFEAMFRSYMPENNMVNIQIGEIIPSSESFHSLLRYIYFADISMPPEDSLYLFTAPGFYGFRNNRLQAFCKQNLEMNVTFENVIQILEAADRMQATDMKKYALKLIVHHFSKVARLPTLRQLSRELLLDILDALADERSEARTCQDMTNDC